The Acidimicrobiales bacterium genome includes a window with the following:
- a CDS encoding polyprenyl synthetase family protein, with translation MAAVPAVLVRARELVEPALVAAVDRLCDELRLPARYHFGWVEANGSPSTAGPGKGLRPALAVLSAEAVGADGAVAVPGAAAVELVHNFSLVHDDIVDGDVERRHRPTVWAVFGVDDAVISGDALHNLAFQVLLDTPAGQSGGEPSAERVRATIRLLTATTAMIAGQSADMAFDDLPEVDLAACLAMEADKTGALLGYSASVGAVLAGAPTDQVDALEVYGQELGLAFQAVDDVLGIWGDPSVTGKAAGNDLRERKKSMPVACVLSGGGTAAAELRAVYNVAGDLSDDDVDRASAVIEAAGGREDTIAEARRRLDAALAAIDGVGLEVGAVDELTGLARFVAEREF, from the coding sequence ATGGCGGCGGTTCCGGCGGTCCTCGTACGGGCCCGAGAGTTGGTGGAACCGGCGCTAGTGGCTGCCGTGGATCGCCTGTGCGACGAGCTTCGCCTACCCGCCCGTTACCACTTCGGATGGGTGGAGGCCAATGGGTCGCCGTCGACGGCCGGACCAGGTAAGGGCCTGCGTCCTGCCCTGGCAGTGCTATCGGCCGAGGCGGTAGGCGCCGATGGTGCGGTGGCGGTGCCCGGAGCGGCCGCTGTGGAACTGGTGCACAACTTCTCTCTGGTGCACGACGACATCGTCGACGGCGACGTGGAGCGACGGCACCGTCCGACGGTGTGGGCAGTCTTCGGGGTGGACGACGCGGTGATCTCGGGCGACGCCCTTCACAACCTGGCCTTCCAAGTACTGCTCGACACGCCTGCTGGTCAGTCCGGCGGAGAGCCCTCAGCCGAGCGAGTGAGGGCCACCATCCGGCTGTTGACGGCTACCACGGCGATGATCGCCGGTCAGTCCGCCGACATGGCCTTCGATGACCTCCCCGAGGTTGACCTAGCGGCCTGCCTGGCCATGGAAGCCGACAAGACCGGCGCCCTACTCGGGTACTCGGCATCGGTCGGTGCCGTGCTTGCTGGGGCGCCCACCGACCAGGTCGACGCGTTGGAGGTCTACGGGCAGGAACTTGGCCTAGCCTTCCAGGCCGTCGACGACGTGCTGGGCATCTGGGGAGACCCGTCGGTGACCGGTAAGGCGGCCGGCAACGACCTCCGGGAACGTAAGAAGTCGATGCCGGTGGCCTGCGTGCTGTCCGGCGGAGGAACAGCGGCCGCCGAACTCCGGGCCGTCTACAACGTGGCTGGCGATCTCTCCGATGATGACGTAGATCGGGCCTCTGCTGTCATCGAGGCAGCCGGTGGCCGAGAGGACACGATTGCTGAAGCCCGCCGCCGCCTGGACGCTGCACTGGCCGCCATTGACGGGGTAGGTCTGGAGGTCGGAGCAGTTGACGAGTTGACCGGCCTGGCCCGTTTTGTGGCCGAGCGGGAGTTCTAG
- a CDS encoding DUF3516 domain-containing protein: MTDAAAQAITLADRIPVGTDPDLLLDLFVDWAAERNLELYEAQEEAILELLSGTHVVLATPTGSGKSLVATAAHAAAMARGERSIYTAPIKALVSEKFFALARDFGPEHVGMVTGDASVNPGAPIICATAEILAHQTLREGAECPFGLVVADEFHFYGDPQRGWAWQVPLLELPNAQFLLMSATLGPTARFTEDLTRRTGRSAVTVAGTVRPVPLTFEYRETPLHESITELVDVDRAPVYIVHFTQKAASEKAQDLCSLDVLTKDEKAAVRSEVGGFRFDTPIGKDLKRFIGHGIGLHHAGMLPRYRLLVEKLAQAGLLKLICGTDTLGVGVNVPIRTVLFTQLCKYDGVSTRLLGNREFAQISGRAGRRGFDDEGHVWVQAPVHWIENRRAEAKVVADPGKKKKLVKKKPPDRGYAHWNEVSYQKLVDGTPEPLISSFDVTHQMVLNMLSRPGDGRQDMKRLLLDNHEPRDRQRHHIRRAIGIYRSLRDAGVIVELDQPDGQGRLVSVGMDLQNHFALHQPLSLFALEVIPELADRPEPEPASDPEPSENAEDQKQAVRQAASEAARHADPDASAREHALDVLSVIESVLEDPGVIIAAQIHQMKGELVARLKMEGVEYEERMERLAEVEQPRPLKEFLYGTFDVFRSHHPWVGTENVKPKAVARELYETGFDFRQYIEHHGLKRSEGTVLRYLGEAYKALVQTVPEDCRTEAIRDIEAWLGEMVRQVDSSLIDEWEKLRNPEDPSPEGKAADTGPERPDVTRNARAFKIMVRNEVFRWVQLLSRRRLDDHESLAEVPAVDDARRTGADVAEAIAPYWEEHSVLPTDSHARGGTFFVLDDSGGVGAARWPVVQTIADPKGHDEWVLEGQVDLEASREEGRAVVRLGAIRRL, from the coding sequence ATGACCGACGCCGCTGCCCAGGCCATCACGTTGGCCGACCGCATCCCGGTGGGGACCGACCCCGACCTACTCCTCGACCTGTTCGTGGACTGGGCCGCCGAGCGGAACCTGGAGCTTTACGAGGCCCAGGAAGAGGCCATCCTCGAACTGCTGTCGGGCACGCATGTGGTCTTGGCTACCCCCACCGGCTCGGGGAAGTCTCTGGTGGCTACCGCTGCCCATGCAGCAGCGATGGCTCGGGGGGAGCGAAGCATCTACACCGCACCCATCAAGGCTCTAGTCAGCGAGAAATTCTTCGCTCTAGCCCGCGACTTCGGCCCTGAACACGTCGGAATGGTCACCGGCGACGCCTCGGTCAACCCGGGTGCCCCGATCATCTGCGCCACCGCCGAAATCCTCGCCCACCAGACCCTCCGGGAAGGGGCCGAGTGCCCGTTTGGCCTGGTGGTGGCCGACGAGTTTCACTTCTACGGCGACCCCCAACGGGGATGGGCATGGCAGGTTCCTCTATTGGAGTTGCCCAACGCCCAGTTCCTACTCATGTCGGCCACCCTCGGCCCGACGGCCCGCTTCACCGAGGACCTGACCCGACGCACCGGCCGCTCAGCAGTGACGGTGGCCGGCACGGTCCGACCGGTACCGCTCACCTTCGAATACCGCGAGACCCCGCTCCACGAATCGATCACCGAACTGGTCGACGTCGACCGTGCGCCCGTCTACATCGTCCACTTCACCCAGAAGGCCGCCTCCGAGAAGGCCCAGGATCTTTGCAGCCTCGATGTGCTCACCAAAGACGAAAAGGCCGCTGTGCGCTCCGAGGTGGGCGGGTTCCGGTTCGACACGCCGATCGGCAAGGACCTGAAGCGGTTTATCGGTCATGGCATCGGCCTGCACCATGCCGGGATGCTCCCCCGTTACCGCCTACTAGTCGAGAAGCTGGCCCAGGCCGGACTACTGAAGCTCATCTGCGGCACCGACACCCTTGGGGTGGGCGTCAATGTGCCGATCCGCACCGTGCTGTTCACACAGCTCTGCAAGTACGACGGCGTCTCGACCCGCCTGCTCGGTAACCGGGAGTTTGCCCAGATCAGCGGCCGGGCCGGGCGACGGGGCTTCGACGACGAGGGCCATGTCTGGGTGCAGGCGCCGGTCCACTGGATCGAGAACCGCCGGGCCGAGGCCAAGGTGGTGGCCGACCCCGGCAAGAAGAAGAAGTTGGTGAAGAAGAAGCCACCCGATCGTGGCTACGCCCACTGGAACGAGGTGTCATACCAGAAGCTTGTTGACGGCACCCCTGAGCCGTTGATCTCGAGCTTCGACGTGACCCACCAAATGGTTCTCAACATGTTGTCAAGGCCAGGCGACGGCCGACAGGACATGAAGCGCCTGCTGCTGGACAACCACGAGCCCCGGGACCGCCAGCGACATCACATCCGACGGGCCATCGGCATCTACCGGTCGTTGCGTGATGCCGGGGTGATCGTGGAACTCGACCAGCCGGACGGCCAGGGGCGTCTCGTCTCTGTCGGTATGGATCTCCAGAATCACTTCGCTCTCCACCAACCGCTCTCGCTGTTCGCTCTGGAGGTCATTCCCGAACTGGCCGACCGCCCGGAGCCCGAACCCGCATCCGACCCTGAACCGAGCGAGAACGCTGAGGATCAGAAGCAGGCCGTCAGGCAGGCCGCCAGCGAGGCCGCCCGCCATGCTGATCCGGATGCCTCAGCTCGCGAACACGCGCTGGACGTGCTGTCGGTGATCGAATCAGTGCTGGAGGATCCGGGCGTGATCATCGCCGCCCAGATCCATCAGATGAAGGGCGAGCTGGTGGCCCGTCTCAAGATGGAAGGCGTCGAGTACGAAGAGCGGATGGAACGGCTCGCCGAAGTCGAGCAACCCCGCCCCCTCAAGGAGTTCCTGTACGGAACCTTCGACGTCTTCCGAAGCCACCACCCATGGGTGGGCACGGAGAACGTGAAGCCCAAAGCGGTGGCCCGTGAGCTCTACGAGACTGGCTTCGACTTCCGCCAGTACATCGAACACCATGGCCTGAAGCGTTCTGAGGGCACGGTGCTTCGCTACCTCGGCGAGGCCTACAAGGCACTGGTCCAGACGGTGCCCGAAGATTGCCGAACCGAGGCGATCCGAGACATCGAGGCGTGGCTGGGCGAGATGGTTCGTCAGGTCGACTCCAGCCTCATTGACGAGTGGGAGAAGCTCCGCAACCCCGAAGACCCATCGCCCGAGGGCAAAGCAGCCGACACTGGCCCAGAACGACCCGACGTGACCCGCAATGCCCGGGCCTTCAAGATCATGGTCCGCAACGAGGTGTTCCGCTGGGTGCAGTTGCTGTCGCGCCGTCGTCTCGATGACCACGAATCCCTGGCCGAGGTTCCCGCGGTCGACGACGCCCGCCGGACCGGCGCTGACGTCGCCGAGGCCATTGCCCCCTACTGGGAGGAGCATTCCGTGCTTCCCACCGACAGCCACGCCCGGGGAGGCACGTTCTTTGTGCTCGATGACTCTGGTGGAGTAGGGGCCGCCCGCTGGCCGGTCGTCCAGACCATTGCCGATCCCAAGGGGCACGACGAGTGGGTGCTCGAGGGTCAGGTCGACCTGGAGGCCAGCCGCGAAGAAGGCCGGGCCGTGGTCCGCCTCGGTGCCATCCGTCGGCTCTAG
- a CDS encoding LLM class flavin-dependent oxidoreductase produces MIRLSVLDQSPVPEGSTAGDALRNTLDLARRTEAMGYHRYWVAEHHGMAGLAGSSPEALIGSIAGATDRIRVGSGGVMLTHYAPLKVAESFCVLASLHPGRIDLGVGRAPGSDHLTAAALARGGARTPLENYPNQVQELVDLVDDTLPAHSPIQGVRATPRPDEPPEIWLLASSADSAAFAAHFGLPLGWADFIAQVDGAPIIDAYRRQFRPSARCAEPRVLLCASAVCADTDEEAEIIVAAVRTWRASGLRGPVPAARATSDSDEATPPVTPAPLTVQPGRRSIATGTPDRVSTRLTEMNQAIGAEEVMVVTICHDHEARVRSYELLAQQFGLIPPATPGQ; encoded by the coding sequence GTGATTCGCCTCTCAGTGCTGGACCAGTCGCCGGTGCCCGAGGGCTCGACCGCCGGCGATGCCCTGCGAAACACGCTCGACCTGGCCCGTCGCACCGAGGCCATGGGTTACCACCGGTACTGGGTGGCCGAGCACCACGGCATGGCCGGGCTGGCCGGCTCCAGCCCCGAGGCGCTCATCGGCTCGATCGCCGGAGCAACCGACCGGATTCGGGTCGGCTCTGGCGGCGTGATGCTCACCCACTACGCCCCGTTGAAGGTCGCTGAGTCATTCTGCGTGCTGGCTTCGCTTCACCCGGGTCGCATCGACCTCGGCGTCGGTCGGGCGCCGGGCTCAGACCATCTCACCGCCGCTGCCCTGGCCCGCGGTGGTGCACGCACGCCGCTGGAGAACTACCCGAACCAGGTCCAGGAACTGGTCGACCTGGTCGACGACACGCTGCCCGCCCATAGCCCGATCCAGGGAGTACGGGCCACACCCCGACCCGACGAGCCGCCGGAGATCTGGTTGCTGGCGTCGAGCGCTGACTCAGCGGCCTTTGCCGCCCACTTCGGCCTGCCGCTGGGCTGGGCCGATTTCATCGCCCAGGTGGACGGCGCCCCGATCATCGACGCATACCGCCGCCAATTCCGCCCGTCGGCCCGCTGTGCCGAACCACGGGTTCTGTTGTGTGCCAGCGCGGTGTGCGCCGACACCGACGAGGAAGCTGAGATCATCGTGGCTGCCGTCCGGACGTGGCGGGCCTCCGGCCTCCGGGGACCGGTGCCCGCCGCCCGTGCCACCTCGGATTCCGACGAAGCGACACCGCCGGTCACACCGGCACCGCTGACAGTCCAGCCGGGCCGCCGGTCGATCGCCACCGGCACACCGGATCGGGTATCGACCCGGCTCACCGAGATGAACCAGGCCATCGGCGCCGAAGAAGTCATGGTGGTCACCATCTGCCATGACCACGAGGCTCGCGTCCGGTCCTACGAACTGTTAGCCCAGCAGTTCGGCTTAATCCCTCCGGCGACGCCCGGACAATGA
- a CDS encoding DNA-3-methyladenine glycosylase I: MLDGSGDPVAEVPVTDRSATYGAVTGADGVTRCPWPGDHADYRTYHDDEWGRPVVDDVRLFEKASLEGFQAGLSWLTILRKRDNFRAAFAGFNPAVVAHFTDADVARCLGDAGIVRHRGKIESTINNAARALEIIDQFGSLAAYMWSFEPDSPVRATQDDIPATTAESTALSHDLKHRGWSFVGPTTIYALMQAMGMVNDHLPGCDLHAVVAAERAALVRPVPHVDPATTP; the protein is encoded by the coding sequence ATGCTTGACGGAAGCGGAGATCCTGTGGCTGAGGTCCCGGTTACTGACCGCTCAGCCACTTACGGAGCGGTCACCGGCGCCGATGGCGTGACCCGCTGCCCCTGGCCCGGCGACCACGCCGACTACCGCACCTACCACGATGACGAGTGGGGCCGACCAGTGGTCGACGACGTCCGCCTGTTCGAGAAGGCTTCCCTGGAGGGATTCCAGGCCGGTCTGTCGTGGCTGACCATCCTCCGTAAGCGGGATAACTTCCGGGCCGCCTTCGCCGGCTTCAACCCGGCGGTCGTGGCCCACTTCACCGATGCCGACGTGGCGCGATGCCTGGGCGACGCGGGCATCGTCCGCCACCGGGGAAAGATCGAGTCGACCATCAACAACGCTGCCCGCGCTCTGGAGATCATCGACCAGTTCGGTTCGCTGGCCGCCTACATGTGGAGCTTCGAACCCGACAGTCCGGTCCGGGCCACCCAAGACGACATTCCGGCCACCACCGCGGAGTCCACCGCACTCAGCCACGACCTCAAGCACCGTGGCTGGTCGTTCGTGGGCCCGACCACGATCTACGCCCTCATGCAGGCCATGGGCATGGTCAACGATCACCTCCCCGGCTGTGACCTGCACGCCGTGGTGGCCGCTGAGCGGGCGGCCCTCGTCCGACCGGTACCGCACGTCGACCCGGCAACAACACCGTGA
- a CDS encoding putative quinol monooxygenase, translating to MIIIAGSISIDPERVDAMLEAVVPLMQATHAEEGCIDYVLSADPAEAGKIRIFEKWASDEALGAHMTAPHMGDFQKALKTVGVTGMSVQRFDNAEESKLF from the coding sequence ATGATCATCATCGCCGGTTCCATATCGATTGATCCTGAGCGGGTCGACGCCATGTTGGAGGCCGTCGTTCCTTTGATGCAGGCCACCCACGCCGAGGAGGGCTGCATCGACTACGTGCTGAGTGCCGACCCGGCAGAGGCCGGCAAGATCAGGATCTTCGAGAAGTGGGCGTCCGACGAGGCGCTGGGGGCGCATATGACGGCCCCCCACATGGGTGACTTCCAGAAGGCGCTCAAGACCGTTGGCGTGACCGGCATGTCGGTCCAGCGCTTTGACAACGCCGAGGAATCCAAGCTCTTCTAG
- a CDS encoding TIGR03617 family F420-dependent LLM class oxidoreductase has product MATNLTLDMMASPLPLRQVGDLARRAESAGFGAMWFTEGARTASLSCAASALATERLGLGTAIAVAFPRSPMVTAQMAWELAEATGGRYVVGLGTQVKAHVERRYSSPYAPPGPRLREYVRAMKAIFRAFRGEEKLTFEGEHYSFNLLPRMWSPGPIDVADPPVYISAVLPWMSRMAGAECDGIHIHPMHSPGWLADVQLPEVAAGAASAGRSMKDVMVVCPVIIAVGDTDEEIAAARDANRATIAFYGSTPNYAPVLEHHGFDGLQGELNACQRSGDMATMISLVDDDVLDHYTVSATWSDLGGVLADRYRGMAPHTRVMTYTALDHWRSDPDLLDRWSDVARHLADAD; this is encoded by the coding sequence ATGGCCACCAACCTGACACTCGACATGATGGCTTCGCCCCTGCCGCTACGACAGGTCGGCGATCTGGCCCGGCGGGCCGAGTCGGCGGGCTTTGGAGCCATGTGGTTCACCGAGGGAGCGCGGACCGCCTCGCTGTCGTGCGCCGCGTCCGCGTTGGCCACCGAACGGCTCGGCCTAGGTACGGCCATTGCCGTGGCCTTCCCCCGTAGCCCGATGGTCACGGCCCAGATGGCCTGGGAACTGGCCGAGGCCACCGGCGGCCGCTACGTAGTCGGCCTGGGCACCCAGGTGAAGGCCCACGTGGAGCGCCGCTACTCCAGTCCCTACGCGCCACCAGGGCCCCGTCTTCGCGAATATGTCCGGGCCATGAAAGCCATCTTCCGGGCCTTCCGGGGTGAGGAGAAGTTGACCTTCGAAGGCGAGCACTACTCGTTCAACCTCCTACCCCGAATGTGGTCACCGGGCCCCATCGATGTCGCCGATCCGCCCGTCTACATCTCGGCCGTGCTGCCGTGGATGAGCCGGATGGCCGGCGCGGAATGCGACGGAATCCATATCCACCCCATGCACTCCCCGGGCTGGCTCGCCGACGTGCAGCTCCCAGAGGTGGCTGCTGGCGCGGCGTCGGCCGGGCGGTCAATGAAAGACGTGATGGTGGTATGCCCGGTGATCATCGCCGTCGGCGACACTGACGAGGAGATCGCCGCAGCCCGCGACGCCAATCGAGCCACCATCGCCTTCTACGGATCGACACCCAACTACGCGCCGGTGCTGGAACATCACGGGTTCGACGGCCTGCAGGGCGAGTTGAACGCCTGCCAGCGATCGGGCGACATGGCCACCATGATCAGCTTGGTGGACGACGACGTGCTGGACCACTACACCGTGTCAGCGACGTGGTCTGACCTCGGTGGGGTGCTGGCCGACCGCTACCGGGGCATGGCCCCTCACACCAGAGTCATGACCTACACGGCGCTCGACCACTGGCGCAGCGATCCCGACCTGTTGGACCGCTGGTCCGACGTGGCTCGCCACCTCGCCGACGCCGACTGA
- a CDS encoding long-chain-fatty-acid--CoA ligase: protein MDSSLVKNFADIIDLGAAARGDQDMFVLGDDRISWNEMQARAGKVANALAAEGVGSQDRVAFIDKNSVEYFEVLYGCAYRNAVTVAVNWRLAPPEMAYIVNDSQATVLVIHEEFADHLAAFRGDLAHVTTVVVIGDGGDDASYAAWSDAYGPECEKTPSSDDDVCSQLYSSGTTGHPKGVQSTNANFQALFATVDWDMDEESRNMAVLPFFHIGGGGWALFGMVNGATTFTVRDFDPAGVLRGIETEGITHAIFVPAMLQFFLMVPTDSIDLSSMERIAYGASPITEDVLVKSMAQFGCEFFQVYAMTETTGAGTTLPPEDHGGDADPKLLRSAGKPIRGMEMKIVDPETGEEVPDGEVGEVWMRHGGNMLGYWNLPEETAKALPGDGWLRSGDAAYLEDGYLYIHDRVKDMIVSGGENVYPAEIENALMSHDGIADVAVIGVPDERWGEAGKALVIAVPDSGVTADDILLHARQHLAGFKCPKTVEFVEEIPRNPSGKILKRILREPYWEGHDRRVG from the coding sequence ATGGACTCTTCACTGGTTAAGAATTTCGCCGACATCATTGATCTTGGAGCCGCGGCCCGTGGCGATCAGGACATGTTCGTCCTTGGAGACGACCGGATCTCGTGGAACGAGATGCAGGCCCGGGCCGGCAAGGTGGCCAACGCCTTGGCCGCCGAGGGCGTGGGCAGCCAGGACCGCGTGGCGTTCATCGACAAGAACTCTGTCGAGTACTTCGAGGTCCTGTACGGCTGCGCCTATCGAAACGCGGTGACCGTCGCCGTCAACTGGCGTCTCGCCCCGCCGGAGATGGCGTACATCGTCAATGATTCACAGGCCACGGTGCTGGTCATCCACGAGGAGTTCGCCGACCATCTGGCCGCCTTCCGTGGCGATCTAGCCCATGTCACGACCGTCGTGGTGATCGGCGATGGTGGTGATGACGCGTCGTACGCCGCCTGGAGCGACGCCTACGGCCCCGAGTGTGAGAAGACCCCGTCGAGTGACGACGATGTCTGCTCCCAGCTTTACAGCTCCGGCACCACAGGTCATCCCAAGGGTGTGCAGAGCACCAACGCCAACTTCCAGGCTCTATTCGCCACCGTGGACTGGGACATGGACGAGGAATCCCGAAACATGGCAGTGCTGCCGTTCTTCCACATTGGTGGGGGCGGCTGGGCGCTGTTCGGGATGGTCAACGGGGCCACCACTTTCACCGTGCGTGACTTTGACCCGGCGGGGGTACTTCGGGGGATCGAGACCGAGGGCATTACCCATGCCATCTTCGTGCCCGCCATGCTGCAGTTCTTCCTGATGGTGCCCACCGACTCGATCGACCTCTCGTCGATGGAGCGCATTGCCTACGGTGCCTCGCCGATCACCGAAGACGTCCTGGTCAAGTCGATGGCGCAGTTCGGCTGCGAGTTCTTCCAGGTGTACGCCATGACCGAGACGACCGGCGCCGGAACCACCCTGCCGCCCGAGGACCATGGGGGCGACGCCGATCCCAAGCTCCTGCGGTCGGCTGGCAAACCCATCCGCGGCATGGAGATGAAGATCGTCGACCCGGAGACAGGCGAGGAGGTGCCCGACGGCGAGGTGGGCGAGGTCTGGATGCGCCACGGCGGGAACATGTTGGGCTACTGGAACCTTCCCGAGGAGACGGCCAAGGCTCTGCCCGGGGACGGCTGGCTGCGGTCTGGTGACGCCGCCTACCTAGAGGACGGCTACCTCTACATCCACGATCGGGTGAAGGACATGATCGTCTCCGGTGGCGAGAACGTGTACCCGGCCGAGATAGAGAACGCCCTCATGTCCCATGACGGGATTGCCGATGTGGCGGTCATTGGTGTACCCGACGAACGGTGGGGCGAGGCCGGCAAGGCCCTAGTCATAGCGGTGCCCGATTCAGGGGTGACCGCTGATGACATCCTCCTCCACGCCCGCCAGCACCTGGCCGGCTTCAAGTGCCCTAAGACGGTCGAGTTCGTCGAGGAGATCCCCCGCAACCCGTCCGGCAAGATCCTCAAGCGCATCCTCCGTGAACCCTATTGGGAGGGTCACGACCGCCGGGTCGGCTGA
- a CDS encoding SDR family oxidoreductase — MDIRLDGKVAIVTGGSRGIGRGIAAAMASAGAKVMITSRNEESCATTVEELRASTGGDLAYVAGHVGKVEDMDRVLDSTLEAFGAIDVLVNNAATNPYAGPVIDIDVPRWDKTFATNLTTPLVWTQACWNRWMKEHGGSVVNISSVGAFGTNAILGVYDLTKRALIHLTEQLAAEVGPGVRVNAVCPGLIRTDFAKALWEDGRGDAIAEALPMKRLGEPEDIANTALFLASDAASWMTGHAVLVDGGQLINMN; from the coding sequence ATGGACATCAGACTGGACGGCAAGGTCGCCATCGTCACCGGCGGCTCACGGGGAATCGGTCGGGGCATCGCCGCGGCTATGGCGTCGGCGGGGGCGAAGGTGATGATCACCAGCCGGAACGAGGAGTCGTGCGCGACCACCGTCGAGGAGCTTCGGGCTTCGACCGGCGGTGACCTTGCCTACGTGGCCGGCCACGTAGGCAAGGTCGAGGATATGGATCGGGTACTGGACAGCACACTGGAGGCCTTCGGGGCCATCGACGTGCTGGTCAACAACGCTGCGACCAATCCCTATGCCGGTCCTGTCATCGACATTGATGTGCCGCGCTGGGATAAGACGTTTGCCACCAATCTGACCACCCCGCTGGTGTGGACCCAGGCGTGTTGGAACCGGTGGATGAAGGAGCATGGCGGCTCGGTGGTCAACATCTCGTCGGTTGGGGCCTTCGGTACCAACGCCATCCTCGGCGTCTACGACCTGACCAAGCGGGCGCTCATCCACTTGACCGAACAGCTGGCCGCTGAGGTGGGTCCAGGCGTGCGGGTCAACGCAGTCTGCCCGGGCCTTATCCGGACCGACTTCGCCAAGGCGTTGTGGGAGGACGGCAGGGGCGACGCCATTGCAGAGGCGCTTCCCATGAAGCGGCTCGGTGAGCCGGAGGACATCGCCAACACGGCGCTCTTTCTGGCGTCGGATGCGGCCTCGTGGATGACCGGTCACGCCGTGCTGGTCGACGGTGGTCAGCTCATCAACATGAACTGA
- a CDS encoding nitronate monooxygenase has translation MQTPITEMFDIEFPIVAFTHCRDVVVAVSKAGGLGVLGAVAHSDTQLETDLAWIEDELGDRPYGIDLIVPARYAGSDEGGLSVADLVSTIPGAHREFLDELLKRYGVPENPDSAGWAERPGDAPFSANRADRQLDIALAHRPVLVANALGPPPRDMVERCHATGVKVGALAGTKVHAERHVAAGADIIIAQGTEGGGHTGHIGSMVLLPEVVDAVAPVPVLGAGGIGRGRQMAAAVALGAAGVWCGSVWLTTEEAETHPVVKDKMLAAGSGDTLRSRSMTGKPARMLRTAWTEEWDRDDTPAPLGMPLQPMLTGAAIDRINRAAHHEGSGAEDLATYFVGQVVGTMNRSRGAGQVVMDMVEEFIDAAQAVAAQLEV, from the coding sequence ATGCAGACCCCGATCACCGAGATGTTCGACATCGAGTTCCCCATCGTGGCCTTCACCCACTGCCGTGACGTGGTGGTCGCCGTCTCCAAGGCCGGTGGTCTGGGCGTGTTGGGCGCGGTGGCCCACAGCGACACCCAACTGGAGACCGACCTAGCCTGGATCGAAGACGAGTTAGGCGACCGCCCCTACGGCATCGACCTGATCGTTCCGGCCCGCTATGCCGGATCCGACGAGGGCGGACTCTCGGTGGCCGACCTCGTGTCCACTATCCCCGGTGCCCACCGCGAATTCCTCGACGAGCTGCTCAAGCGGTACGGCGTGCCCGAAAATCCGGATTCCGCCGGATGGGCCGAACGCCCCGGTGACGCCCCGTTCTCGGCCAACCGGGCCGACCGGCAGCTGGACATCGCTCTGGCCCACCGCCCCGTTCTCGTGGCCAACGCCCTCGGCCCGCCACCACGAGACATGGTCGAACGCTGCCACGCGACCGGCGTCAAGGTGGGCGCCCTGGCCGGCACGAAGGTCCATGCCGAACGCCATGTGGCCGCCGGCGCCGACATCATCATCGCTCAGGGCACCGAAGGTGGAGGCCACACCGGCCATATCGGCTCCATGGTGCTGCTGCCCGAGGTAGTCGACGCGGTGGCCCCGGTGCCGGTACTCGGCGCGGGAGGAATCGGACGAGGTCGTCAGATGGCCGCCGCCGTGGCCCTCGGCGCGGCAGGCGTGTGGTGCGGCTCGGTGTGGCTGACCACCGAGGAGGCCGAAACTCACCCGGTGGTCAAGGACAAGATGCTGGCTGCCGGTTCAGGCGACACGCTTCGCTCACGGTCCATGACCGGCAAGCCGGCCCGCATGTTGCGCACCGCGTGGACCGAGGAGTGGGACCGCGACGACACGCCCGCCCCGTTGGGCATGCCGCTTCAGCCAATGCTCACCGGCGCGGCCATCGATCGGATCAACCGTGCCGCCCACCACGAGGGATCGGGCGCCGAGGACCTGGCCACCTACTTCGTGGGCCAGGTCGTGGGCACCATGAACCGCAGCCGGGGTGCCGGCCAGGTGGTGATGGACATGGTCGAGGAGTTCATCGACGCCGCCCAGGCCGTAGCCGCCCAACTCGAGGTCTGA